CGACACAATCCGGGCAGTACACCGATCCATTCGCCGGCATCATGGCGATGATCGACCTGAAGGTTGGGATGATTCTCAAGGCGCCGGGCGAGGTGCCTCATGAGTTCTCCGGTGGTGAACAACCTGGAGATGCCGGCATCGATGACGGCGGTTGCCAACGCTTCATGCAATTTGACTGCCGAATCCCCGAGTTCCAGCATGTCTCCCAGGACCGCGATGCGGCGCCGGTGGGTGTCGCTGCCAAGTCGTGCGAGGGCTGCGGCCATGGAGCCGGGATTGGCGTTGTAGGTGTCGTCGATCACCTGCCATCCGCCGGGGGTGTTCTTGACCTCTCCCCGTCCTTTTTGCAGGCGGAATTCTTCGAGTCCCCGGACAATGGCCGTCACGGGGACCTTGATGGCATGGGCGGCGGCGGCGGCGGCCAGGGCGTTGTCGATCAGATGATTCCCCCGTCCATGGATTCGCGCCTGGACGGGTGGTTCTCCGGCGATCTGGAGGTCGAACGTCGTGTCCTCAAGTGTTGTGACGATCTCCCGGGCCGAAATGGTGGCGTTTTCGTCGATGCCGAAAGTCAGACGCCGTTGTGGCCGGGACAGGGTTGCAAGCATGGCGCTTTCCCATCTTCCGGAGGGGAGAATGGCCACACCCTCCGGGGGGAGGGCAGCCAGGAGTTCTCCCTTGGCATGGGCAATGTCCAGAAGGCTGCCGAACGCGGCGATATGGGCGGGAAAAACATTGGTGACGAGGCCGATGTCGGGTTGGGCGATGCCTGCCAGATGGGTGATTTCCCCCGCGGCGCTCATTCCCATTTCCACCACCGCTACCCGGCAGTCGGCGGGGAGCGACAGAAGGGTCAGGGGAACGCCAATGTGATTGTTCAGATTGCCCCGGGTGGCATGGACGCCGTGCATGTGTTGGCCGAGGCAGAGGGCGAGCATTTCCTTGACCGTCGTCTTGCCGCTGGATCCGGTCACGGCGATCACGGTGGCGGCGACATGTCGCCGCCAGGCCAGGGCCAGGCGGGTCAGGGCATCGAGGACTCCGTCCACGCGAACGACCGGAACCGGTGTTGTTTCCTGCCACTTCCGTTCGACCAGGACTGCCCGGGCCCCTGCCGCGACCGCCTTGGGTATGAAGGCATGGCCGTCGAAACTGGGACCGGAGAGGGCGGCGAACAGTTGACCGGGGACAAGGGTTCGCGAATCGATCGATATTCCGGTGAATGCCACATTGCCTCCGGAATGGTTTTCCACGGCGGGATTGAGCGCATGGCGAATGAAATCCAGATCGGGTGGCATCAGGGGATCTCCTTGGATGGGCCATGGTGG
This genomic stretch from Magnetococcales bacterium harbors:
- a CDS encoding UDP-N-acetylmuramoyl-tripeptide--D-alanyl-D-alanine ligase, which codes for MPPDLDFIRHALNPAVENHSGGNVAFTGISIDSRTLVPGQLFAALSGPSFDGHAFIPKAVAAGARAVLVERKWQETTPVPVVRVDGVLDALTRLALAWRRHVAATVIAVTGSSGKTTVKEMLALCLGQHMHGVHATRGNLNNHIGVPLTLLSLPADCRVAVVEMGMSAAGEITHLAGIAQPDIGLVTNVFPAHIAAFGSLLDIAHAKGELLAALPPEGVAILPSGRWESAMLATLSRPQRRLTFGIDENATISAREIVTTLEDTTFDLQIAGEPPVQARIHGRGNHLIDNALAAAAAAHAIKVPVTAIVRGLEEFRLQKGRGEVKNTPGGWQVIDDTYNANPGSMAAALARLGSDTHRRRIAVLGDMLELGDSAVKLHEALATAVIDAGISRLFTTGELMRHLARRLENHPNLQVDHRHDAGEWIGVLPGLCRPGDLVLVKGSRGMKMERIVEDLGRHAV